The window gaaataattaatgttgatggagtacaaatgcctcaccgcgtagtaaatatcaggggagatggtgcttgcttattctcatctatagcttatttagtgcatgaaactgtctttagcggtacagattcgggctgacttcgtacgacatgttttaagtaattggtcaaggtttcagccatttacaatgatgctgtcaggaatctcttatacaaatgagcttcagtatctcactgaaatgtcaaagtctcaaacttatggtaccatttctgagctaatggcagcgggagagttgttcccctaggagtttcaagtatattattatggagtcctacactccaagttcggacaggcactcgaggggataaaaaaaacttaggttgtcgggagatgttatgaatgggaactttgatgttctcattcccggCACTTACATGTCTGATGTACACATGGatcgcacacaaattgaggacaaaagtcggtcgccttaaaaggcgggtgagcctatttactgtattactaaaatatgaaaaagtttctcttttaacaatatgtttacacagattactgtagaaacggaacacacatgaaatgcatgtgttccaaataacggtctatttccactctaaaactccagcacttcagtcactcccaggtaatcaaacaaggcatgagctatgaaaacttagtgaacgttctgcgacggtgggggatggaatagtcggctccTTGCTCATCGTCTAAATCggcacatttaaaggacaaagactctggcggagaagtgagaacggttttaggatgggccggatctacgagttttttcgtagactctggtaattctagtgttaagccccTCCCCTTTATATTGAATTCTCAGTCCTTGACCACGCCCCTGAGTGCCGCTCGCAGGTGAGGGCAGAGTCCTCATTACTCCCTTTATTCCTCCTCACCCGACGACCTCTCATTCCACTGCTCGGGACCCCTGGCGACATGGCCCTCCTGCTGGCGCTGCTCCTCTGCCTGACCAGTGCCCTTTACTACCTTGGAGCTTTCCGGAGGAGACGCTCTGGAGAGCCCCCACTGGACAAAGGCCCCCTGCCCTGGCTGGGACACGTGCTGGACTTCCGAAGAGACCCTGTTAACTTTCTGAAGAAGATGCAGAAGAAGCATGGCGACATCTTCACGGTGCAGATTGGGGGGCGCTACTTCACCTTCCTCATGGACCCCTTGTCCTTTGGATCCGTGGTCAGGGAAGCTCAGGAGAAGCTGGACTTCAGCATATTTGCAGAGCAGATGGTCAGGAGGGTGTTTGGCTATCACGCGCTGGAGGAAGACCACCAACTGGCCCTGCTGTCCACTAAGAAGCACCTGATGGGGGACGGCTTGGAGCTCATGACTCAGGCCATGATGACCAATTTGCAGAAGCTGATGCTGCACAGCCTCGGCTCGGCCAGGGGGTCGAACCCCTGGACTGAGGACAGCCTGTACCGGTTCTCCTACAACATTGTTTTCCGGGCCGGCTACTTGGCTATTTTTGGCACAGCCAGCTCTGAGTCAGCGGGCACCCTTCAGAAGGCGGACGAGCAGGACCGCCTGGAGTCCGAGGAGCTGTTCCTCGAGTTCCGCAAGTACGACCAACTTGTCTCCGACCTTGCCTATGGCGTGCTGCACCCCAGACGTAAGATGGAGGCTGAGAGGCTCAAGAGGCTCTTCTGGAGGGCGCTGTCTGTGGAGAAGGTGCGGGAGAAGGACAACACCAGCCGATGGGTGACGGAGCAGTGCCAAGAAAGGGAGGAGCGAGGCGTACAGCGGCCCATGCTGGGTAGGTTCATGTTGGTGCTTCTCTTTGTTTCACAGGGCAACACGGGGCCCTCCGCCTTCTGGCTGCTTTTTTACCTCATGAGGCACCCCGAAGCCATGAAGGCCGtacaggaggaggtggacagggTCCTGAAGGAAACTGGCCAGCAGGTCTACCCTGGAGGCCCACCTATTGACCTCACAAGAGACATGCTCCTCAGGACCCCTGTGCTTGACAGCGCTGTGGAGGAGACGCTTCGGCTGACGGCAGCTGCGCTGCTCACGCGTTCCGTCGTGCAAGACATGAAGCTGAAGATGGCAAATGGCAGGGAATTCGCCCTTCGAAAGGGGGATTGGATGTCTCTCTTTCCGTACGTCGCGGCCCAGATGGACCCCAGCGTTCATCCGGAGCCCCACATCTTCAAGTACGACCGCTTCCTCACGCCCCAGGGCACCAAAAAGACCGACTTCTACAAAGATGGCAAAAAGCTGAAGTTCTACAACATGCCCTGGGGGGCCGGGGTCTCCATGTGCCCGGGCCGCTTCTTCGCCTCCAATGAGCTCAAGCAGTTTGTCTTCCTCATGCTGACGTACTTTGATTTGGAGCTGCTGAGGCCTGATGAGGAGTTCACCGCCGCCGACATGACCCGCTGGGGTATTGGCTTAACGCACCCTACCCGAGATGTCCGCTTCAGATACCAGCTGAGGTTTTAGGGGCAGTCTGTGCGAGTCCCTCATCTCCAGCACGGCTCGAATGGAAGGGGGCACACGGCAGATCCTGGGGTCCAAATGCAGGTCGGTCTTgctttgatatagtgcctttccctagTAGCCTTCAGGGTCCGAGCTTTAGTCTGTGGGGATTACTAAGATTATGcttgtttatagcgcctttcactgtaATGCTTTCCAGattgtgtttttatgtatgtgcacAGGAATAAAGTTTTAGCGTGTCTTTGGATACTGAGTGTCACCTGTCGTCTTTTACCTGTTGTGTGATTCGCTCTGCCACCCCCTTTGCCACCTTCAACTGTCCACACAGAGTGGCCACGTGGCGAGGCAGTGCTTTTAAATCGTTGGCTCTGTcacttgatatagcgccttttattgtGTTATGATGGGGACCCCTAATGAACGGATGGACTGCCTTACTGGGGGCTTCTTCAGGCCGATGTCTCCCAATCTCATTTACTGATATTCAATGCGTTTCTTTGCAGCTTCTCCTTAACCCCGAGTGGTCTTTAAAAGTCGCCCACCTGCACCCGTCCAGGTCAGTCTTAGACGTACGAGGCTGGAGCCAAACCTGGAGGGGGCGCCAGTGCGTCACGCACATTGATAGTCCCGGTGGGTCGTAATTCACCCGGCGTCAGTGCCGTCGGGGTCGTGAAGTCTGGAGCCGTCCCACCCGTTGTGCTGTGCCCGCgcattaccaaatttaagttgAGGGCGCTGTCGCAGGAACGCGGGGCCGTCCAGCGGGTGAGCGCTGTGAGGCGCGGTGTGTCTGGACACACGTGGAGccggtataatggccagtacgggctcctccgcatgtgttcatttttacacGTCGGTGTCCTCGCAGCCTGCCCAGTGCAGGTGATTTAAAGTGCGGCGCGCCTAAAAGAGAGAGCCGGCATTTGattgagtcagagatggggatcccaTAATGTTAAAGAAATGATTTTACTTGTTTTTACACGCCGGCGTCCTCGCAGCCCGTCCAGTGCAGGTGGTCTAAAGTGCGGCGCGCCTAAAAGAGAAAGCCGGTATTTGattgagtcagagatggggatcccaTAATGTTACAGAAAAGATTTTACTTACTGGTGAGACGGCAACGggtgtgcttgagctcagcatagcCATGGGCTGTCCCGGAGGGTTCATACGCGCGACCCACAGGGGTTCGGTTTTAAATACATAGTTGCCCGGGGCGAGAATGCGCTACCGTCTACCGGGATAGATGCATGAGGTAGACGTGttggcagattggctggacaatctttccggttatatttaaggagttaccgGCCAACGGTTCGTCAGTGGACCTAAAAGCGAGGTAGGAGTAAGCACTACTGAGCTATTTGGAGGAGTAGTTGTGATTTTGGCGGCTTTTGTATATAGAGTTACTGTATATAGCTCCTAGTGAttatttttggtggaggtatatatacttatttggtgctgggatagttttgattttgggtttggtgcaattgttttttttttgtatatacacacacttgtttttgagcatttttttccTGCTGGAGGAGCGTCTTGAGCCAGGGccaaaagaagacaaccttcattattgGAGTGCGTGTGaagtttttgtaggagtgcactgtttttgtaaatacaccatatttttcctttttgtttgtttttatttatttttgaagaagtGCCAGTGTTAAAGGACTGTGTCTTAAAGCCCgcctgacactactgcattttgtttgcacagcactcttgtaaataaacttgcaccagtcaccctttaatttttgtctttgtctcctctctccactgatcctgttcgATTCATGAATTATCCGATGTCCAGggtgtaggctggggccacttcccactacacggggtacCACATGCTGACACGGCGACCTGTCACTCCACATCCCAAGGGCCACCCTGCCTTCCTTTGATTTTGAGTTGTTGTTCAGCTTTGACCCCAAGGAGGTGGGCCAAGAAGCACAATGCACATCATGACAGCCCCCCGAGGCCTCACTCTGTGCCGGGGGTCACGGGCCTCGTCCCGCAGTGTTTCTTGGATTCCTGGTTTTTGGTTCGGTCCTCAGGTTGCCCTTTCTGATTTGCATTTGTGTCCTTGGGTCTGGCAGTTCAGCTTATGGGACTTTTATTTGAAGTATTAAGATGTCTGCTTGTTCTGTTTTGGTGTTGACTCCTCTGagtttttcatttgaattttgttgttaattctgtgtgtgttttttgtgtttgcaATTTTCCGGTTCGAGTTCTTCCAGCCGTTCGTCTGCTCAGgtcttattatttgtttgtttccattgttcttttgttttgttcctgttgtgtttgtttatcAACCTGTGCCACTCGTATGTTTGGGTTTGGACTTTTGGCGTCTCGGCGGCCCTGTTGTGACTGTCCTGGGGTGGGCGTGTCCTCCGCGGTGGCAGGCCTGTCTGTCAGTCGTGACGCTATGGGGTGAAAGGTCACTTAGGGGTTTACTTCCAAACCCTTTGAAAGCTCTCCgaactttttctttgtttcttctgcGGCGTCTGAACTCGTCTCGGCATTCTGGGGTTTGTCTGCTGGCCATGGCGTTGTCACTCATTGTTGTGTGGAGGTTCACGGCGGTCCATCTGTCCGTCCGTCCTCTGCTTGTCACTTTCTACCCAACTGCCCCTTTAATTAAATGCTGGGACCCTCTGATTTTCATCTGTCGTGTCGTCCTCCTCTCTCTGATTGGGGTCTTTCCTCTACCTGACTGTCCGCTTTGTCTTTGAGTGGCTGAGTTGTTGCTCTTGTGACCTTTAACCTTGGGGATGCCCCCTTTGAGCTCTCGGCTCGTGCCTCTCAGGCCCCCACAGACCACCCTGATCACTTCAAACTCCACTTCAGTTTAAAGGTGAGATGAACACGAACAGAAGGGAGATGTGTCCCCAATGTATAAAAGTACAAAGGGGTGTGGGGGTCTCTTAGTGAATTATGGGAGAGTGTGGAGCGGGGTCAGGTGACACTCAAACCACCACTCAAAATCCATGAGTAATGCAGATAGCTACGCCCACCCCCCCCTTGAAAACAGGGTCTGGTGGTCCTACCAGCTTTCTTTTCATTGGCACATATAATGCTGGCAGACTGGCATTGTCTTTTAAGAACCAGAAATGTGGCATCACTCCAAGGCCTGGGCGTCCTTGTAGCTGCAGTTGACTGCATTGAGCTGCAGACCCCCAGAGCTCTGCCCAGTTCCAATGTGGTAAAGATTAGGCTGCTCAGAGGCTCACCTGACTCACATCACAAGTCAGCTCCGGGTACGTGGAGCTCCAGTGTGGAGACGCCGGACCCcattggaggaggaggaggagccgTTCTGGAAATGCTGAAAGTTAAGAGTGCCCGTTGGGTCTTTAATCAGCTGGCATGACACACAGAAATGTCTGCAGTGGCTGTGCCTTCCATCGAAGATGGGAAGAAATCAAACCTCAGTGttcacatttgcagtgcaccatctgttggaaagtgCATACAGGAGTAAAATGCTCTGCATTTTCCCTTCCAACATTATGGTCACTTCCTGCCTCTTTCTGCTTTGGTTAGCCACTTGGCTTTCTTGACAGTCACCACAAAGTACAATTTTACAGGACGGGGGTCTTCCTTTAGTCAGTAAGAACCACATGACAGCTCATGGACCGCCATAGTGGGGCAAAGAAACTGATCTCCTCGTGAACGTCCATTGGAGTTTCAGCCGATGGCCCTGCTGGAAAAAGTGCAATGGCACCTCTTCATACCTTGAGACAGGGAGTGAGGTGATAGCTGAGGGCAGCAAGTCAAACCTCCAGTAGGTGCCACTGTTGGAAACGTTCAGTCAGCCATGCAGCACCTTGAGGGTCACCTGCATGTTTGACAATGGCCGGGTGACCTCATAGCAAAGCCCTCAAGCTTCTTGGGAAGTTTCATCTGCAACTGAGCTTCGTTAAGTTCAGTAGGTCACATAAAGCCCAAAGGAGCAGTCATGAAATATAGCGCCTTTAAGGCACTGCACCCCCACACATGCCAGCCCAGTTTGGAGTCGTGTCATGGCAGTCACATTCAGAGAAGACTTCTGAGAGATTGGAGAATAAAGTCCACCAGGGGGCACAAAGTGCCATCTAAACTGTCCTCATGTGCAAAAGGGTAAGTGGGTGCTTAGAGGGGTCTTACAACATCCTCactaattttgatttatttaagacATTTGGGGTACAAATACTGAGAATGACACTACAGGGGGCCACACATTTGACATGGAGGAGCATCTTAGGCTTTAGTCATGTAATTGACCTTTGGTCCAGTAGGTGGCACTCAAATGACATTTTGACCACCTTTATGCCAAGCCCAGTATTTCATTTCAGGGTGGCTGTAGACTGAGAGCCCACTGTAGCAGCACATGtgtaaggcaggagccaaccctggactgGACACCAGGTCGTGAAGTGCTTGGAGAACACAAAGCTGTGGAAAAGAGAAGAAGCAGAAGTGGTGGGATTGGACTAAGGAGGAAGATGACGTGTCAGGGCCGACCTGAAAAGGCTAAGGTCCTTCAAGCCCCCATGTGCCCTTCTTTGACTGAGAAGAGCCttttgtctggccactctgtcacaaAGCTCAGCTCAGTGGGGTGTTGGGGTGATGGTCGTCCTTCTGGAAGGCTCTCCAGTCTCCACGCTGGTGTCCAGAGCTCAGCCGGAGTCACTGCTGGGTTGTTGGTCGCCTCTCTTATCAAAGCCCTCTTCCCTCCATCGTTCAGTGTGGCCAGGCAAACAGAAGACCCCTCAAGGTGTGAATCACGGAGGCCATTGGGCTCTTAGGTAGCCATCTCCAGATGTTTGCCCCTCTCTAAGCTCTGTTGCtgctcctttgacctcatggctacGTCTCTGTTCAGCTGGGGGACCTTCAGTtgacagctgtgtgtgtgtgtccttcctAATCAGTCCAATCCAATGAGCTGACCTCAGGTGGACTTCAAACAcactgt of the Erpetoichthys calabaricus chromosome 2, fErpCal1.3, whole genome shotgun sequence genome contains:
- the LOC114644340 gene encoding 5-beta-cholestane-3-alpha,7-alpha-diol 12-alpha-hydroxylase-like, yielding MALLLALLLCLTSALYYLGAFRRRRSGEPPLDKGPLPWLGHVLDFRRDPVNFLKKMQKKHGDIFTVQIGGRYFTFLMDPLSFGSVVREAQEKLDFSIFAEQMVRRVFGYHALEEDHQLALLSTKKHLMGDGLELMTQAMMTNLQKLMLHSLGSARGSNPWTEDSLYRFSYNIVFRAGYLAIFGTASSESAGTLQKADEQDRLESEELFLEFRKYDQLVSDLAYGVLHPRRKMEAERLKRLFWRALSVEKVREKDNTSRWVTEQCQEREERGVQRPMLGRFMLVLLFVSQGNTGPSAFWLLFYLMRHPEAMKAVQEEVDRVLKETGQQVYPGGPPIDLTRDMLLRTPVLDSAVEETLRLTAAALLTRSVVQDMKLKMANGREFALRKGDWMSLFPYVAAQMDPSVHPEPHIFKYDRFLTPQGTKKTDFYKDGKKLKFYNMPWGAGVSMCPGRFFASNELKQFVFLMLTYFDLELLRPDEEFTAADMTRWGIGLTHPTRDVRFRYQLRF